A region from the Cloacibacillus sp. An23 genome encodes:
- a CDS encoding sugar transferase, whose product MYRHYIKRLIDIILSSCALLVLALPMTVIAAIVKLDSKGPVLFWQKRVGIHKSTFMMPKFRTMYINAPANMPTNMLNDPSKWITKSVAWLRKLYLDEFPQILFILTNKMSVIDHKINAFKRVRTVY is encoded by the coding sequence ATGTACAGACATTATATTAAGCGACTAATAGATATCATACTTTCGTCATGCGCCCTTCTCGTCCTCGCCCTTCCGATGACCGTAATCGCCGCCATCGTAAAGCTAGACTCCAAAGGCCCGGTGCTCTTCTGGCAGAAGCGCGTCGGCATACATAAGTCTACCTTCATGATGCCGAAATTCAGGACGATGTACATAAACGCGCCAGCCAACATGCCTACCAACATGCTTAACGATCCATCGAAATGGATCACAAAAAGCGTAGCGTGGTTAAGAAAACTATATTTAGATGAATTTCCACAGATATTATTTATCTTAACAAATAAAATGTCCGTTATTGACCATAAGATTAACGCCTTCAAACGAGTACGAACCGTTTATTAA
- a CDS encoding aminotransferase class I/II-fold pyridoxal phosphate-dependent enzyme — MKTKPAKRILLSYPHMSGDELRLVKDAFESNWIAPLGPHVDAFEKETAAYAGVKSALALSSGSAAIHLGLRLLNVQAGDMVFCSTLTFIASVAPAMYQNAVPVFIDSDEETWNMSPVALQKAFCDAEKTGRMPKCVIVAELYGQPPKIDEIQKICAKYNVPILEDSAEALGATYDGKKCGSFGKVGIYSYNGNKIITTSGGGMLLSDDEEYIEKARFWSTQARDKAPWYEHTEIGYNYRMSNILAAIGRGQMLHLEERINRRRAIYSKYKQELEKIPGITLMPETPKSRSIQWLTAITIDKDITGKTFMDVLNYLNEQNIETRPVWKPMHLQPYFRQMNAKYFTHGDGENGSVSDKLFGTGLCLPSASAMTDDEQDYVIEAVKEAVTR; from the coding sequence ATGAAGACCAAACCCGCAAAACGAATCCTACTATCCTACCCGCACATGAGCGGAGACGAACTGAGGCTCGTAAAAGACGCATTCGAATCCAACTGGATAGCGCCTCTCGGCCCGCACGTCGATGCATTTGAAAAAGAGACCGCGGCATACGCCGGAGTAAAATCGGCTCTCGCCCTCTCCAGCGGAAGCGCCGCCATACACCTCGGCCTCAGACTGCTTAACGTGCAGGCCGGAGACATGGTCTTCTGCTCCACGCTGACCTTCATAGCTTCAGTAGCTCCGGCTATGTACCAGAACGCCGTCCCCGTCTTCATCGACTCCGACGAAGAGACATGGAACATGTCTCCCGTAGCATTGCAAAAAGCGTTCTGTGACGCTGAAAAAACAGGCAGAATGCCCAAATGCGTCATAGTCGCCGAACTCTACGGACAGCCGCCCAAAATAGACGAGATACAGAAAATCTGCGCAAAATACAACGTCCCGATACTTGAAGACTCTGCCGAAGCCTTAGGCGCTACATACGACGGCAAAAAATGCGGCTCCTTCGGCAAAGTAGGAATCTACTCATACAACGGCAACAAAATAATAACCACCTCAGGCGGAGGAATGCTCCTCTCCGACGACGAAGAATACATAGAAAAAGCCAGATTCTGGTCAACCCAGGCCAGAGACAAAGCGCCGTGGTACGAACACACCGAAATAGGCTACAACTACAGAATGAGCAACATCCTCGCCGCCATAGGCAGAGGCCAGATGCTCCATCTTGAAGAACGCATAAACAGAAGAAGAGCCATATACAGCAAATACAAACAGGAACTTGAAAAAATCCCCGGCATAACCCTGATGCCGGAGACGCCGAAATCCCGTTCCATCCAATGGCTCACGGCGATAACGATAGACAAAGATATAACCGGCAAGACATTCATGGACGTACTCAACTATCTGAACGAACAGAACATAGAAACACGTCCCGTCTGGAAACCCATGCACCTTCAGCCGTACTTTAGGCAGATGAACGCGAAATACTTCACTCACGGAGACGGAGAAAACGGCAGCGTATCCGACAAGCTCTTCGGCACGGGGCTGTGTCTGCCCTCGGCTTCTGCTATGACAGACGACGAGCAGGACTACGTAATAGAAGCGGTAAAAGAAGCCGTAACAAGATAA